In Geminocystis sp. NIES-3708, a single window of DNA contains:
- a CDS encoding DNA topoisomerase (ATP-hydrolyzing) subunit A, translating to MVQQLNLLGQGQIIPTALHAEMERSYLEYAMSVIVGRALPDVRDGLKPVHRRILYAMYELGLSPDRPFRKCARVVGDVLGKYHPHGDQSVYDAMVRLVQDFSSRYPLLSGHGNFGSVDNDPAAAMRYTETRLAGISYETMLEEVNESTVDFTGNFDNSQQEPVVLPAKLPILLLNGCSGIAVGMATNIPPHNLNEIVNGLIALIDQPDLTDDKLLKLIPGPDFPTGGEIIDTTGIKEAYLTGKGIIPMRGVASIEILKSQKKRSREKTAIIVRELPFQVNKAAWIEKVAELVNLGKIGDISDIRDESDRQGIRVVIELKKDAQPQNVLNQLYKQTALQSNFGVIMLGLVDKKPCQLSLKEMLEEFLRFREITLTRQFQYELTEKRERVHLLEGLLIALKQVKKVIEILANSADGTTAKISLQEKLKISESQANSILSMPLRRITGLEKQKLEEEFTQLQGRILQLEGLLADRQELLKAFKKELRSFKRKFGDDRRTKIINNITIPVEKVKEKKTTVKSDENERESLPLIITQELPTDAVVQITAKGKIYWQPQTAIEKIPLIKKTTDLIVYQSLINKQEQIMVFFDSGKAYPISTVQIPSFPTKQTIERLVSNSAMQNDYQPINYLCLHPDNEKSTLLLLTEGGFVKRVSLKELDGIGNRGFQLIKLKPKDKLKYIFPVNEGEELAIATTGGRILHYNITDQNIPIMGKSAQGNVGIKLRFGETIVGCLGVKNDSNLVLISKLGYGKIISINFIRKISIGEIGTQGFRFKQKEDHLQSMLLGDNCENIVIKTNLDQRYVIDVHKLSSNQGQNSEKALIKLQPDEVITLALNWQS from the coding sequence ATGGTACAACAATTAAATTTATTAGGTCAAGGTCAAATTATTCCAACTGCGTTACATGCTGAAATGGAGCGTTCGTATTTGGAATATGCCATGAGCGTTATTGTAGGACGTGCTTTGCCTGATGTCAGAGATGGTTTAAAACCTGTTCATCGGCGTATTTTATATGCCATGTATGAATTAGGATTAAGTCCAGATCGTCCTTTTCGTAAATGTGCTAGGGTAGTAGGGGATGTATTGGGAAAATATCACCCCCATGGCGATCAATCGGTATATGATGCTATGGTGAGGTTAGTACAGGATTTTTCTAGCCGTTATCCTTTATTATCAGGGCATGGTAATTTTGGTAGTGTCGATAACGATCCTGCGGCGGCGATGCGTTACACTGAAACAAGATTAGCAGGAATTTCCTATGAAACCATGCTAGAGGAGGTTAACGAGTCCACCGTTGACTTTACTGGCAATTTTGACAATTCACAACAAGAGCCTGTGGTTTTACCTGCCAAGCTACCAATTTTGCTCTTAAATGGGTGTTCAGGTATAGCGGTTGGTATGGCGACAAATATTCCTCCCCATAATTTAAACGAAATTGTTAATGGTTTAATTGCCTTAATCGATCAACCTGATTTAACTGATGATAAACTATTAAAGTTGATTCCAGGTCCTGATTTTCCGACAGGAGGCGAGATAATTGATACCACTGGCATTAAAGAGGCTTATTTGACGGGAAAAGGTATTATTCCTATGCGTGGTGTTGCTTCTATTGAAATTTTGAAGTCTCAGAAAAAACGCAGTCGAGAAAAAACTGCGATTATTGTCAGAGAGTTACCCTTCCAAGTTAATAAAGCGGCATGGATTGAAAAAGTGGCTGAATTAGTTAATTTAGGTAAGATTGGGGATATTTCTGATATTCGGGATGAAAGCGATCGCCAAGGTATTAGAGTTGTAATAGAATTGAAAAAAGATGCCCAACCGCAAAATGTTCTTAATCAACTGTATAAACAAACGGCTTTACAAAGTAATTTCGGGGTAATTATGTTGGGTTTAGTTGATAAAAAACCTTGCCAATTATCTTTAAAAGAAATGTTAGAGGAATTTTTACGATTTAGAGAAATTACTTTAACAAGACAATTTCAGTATGAATTAACAGAAAAACGAGAGAGAGTCCATTTATTAGAAGGTTTATTAATTGCCTTAAAACAAGTTAAAAAAGTTATAGAAATTTTAGCTAATTCAGCAGATGGCACAACGGCAAAAATTAGCTTACAAGAGAAATTAAAAATTAGTGAATCTCAAGCTAATTCTATTTTATCCATGCCTTTAAGAAGGATAACAGGTTTAGAAAAGCAAAAATTAGAGGAAGAATTTACTCAATTACAAGGAAGAATTTTACAATTAGAAGGCTTATTAGCTGACAGACAAGAATTATTAAAAGCCTTTAAAAAAGAATTACGCAGTTTTAAACGCAAATTTGGAGATGATCGCCGTACAAAAATAATTAATAATATTACTATTCCCGTAGAAAAGGTAAAGGAGAAAAAAACTACCGTTAAATCTGATGAAAATGAGAGGGAATCTTTACCATTAATCATAACGCAGGAATTGCCAACAGATGCAGTGGTACAAATTACTGCTAAAGGTAAAATTTATTGGCAACCGCAAACGGCTATTGAAAAAATCCCTTTAATCAAAAAAACCACTGATTTAATCGTTTATCAGTCATTAATTAATAAACAAGAGCAAATTATGGTATTTTTCGACAGTGGAAAAGCCTATCCTATTTCTACCGTCCAAATTCCTTCTTTTCCTACTAAACAAACTATTGAGCGTTTGGTGTCTAATAGTGCCATGCAAAATGATTATCAACCCATTAACTATTTATGTCTTCACCCTGACAATGAAAAATCTACTTTATTGTTATTGACAGAAGGAGGTTTTGTGAAACGAGTTAGCCTAAAAGAATTAGATGGTATTGGTAACAGAGGTTTTCAACTTATCAAATTAAAACCAAAAGACAAATTAAAATATATTTTCCCTGTTAATGAAGGAGAAGAATTGGCGATCGCAACTACTGGAGGACGCATTTTACACTATAATATAACAGATCAGAATATACCGATTATGGGAAAATCTGCCCAAGGAAATGTTGGCATCAAATTAAGATTCGGTGAAACAATTGTCGGTTGTTTAGGAGTAAAAAATGATAGTAATTTGGTGTTGATTTCTAAATTAGGTTATGGCAAAATTATCTCTATTAATTTCATTCGTAAAATAAGTATTGGTGAAATTGGTACTCAAGGTTTTCGATTTAAACAAAAAGAAGATCATTTACAGTCAATGTTATTAGGTGATAATTGTGAGAATATAGTTATTAAAACAAATCTTGATCAACGTTATGTTATTGATGTCCATAAATTATCATCGAATCAAGGACAAAATTCAGAAAAAGCACTCATAAAATTGCAACCTGATGAAGTAATTACTTTAGCTTTAAATTGGCAATCTTAA
- the prfC gene encoding peptide chain release factor 3 — MSSSIEQELLKAVSKRRNFAIISHPDAGKTTLTEKLLLYGGAIHQAGAVKARGEQRRVTSDWMELEKQRGISITSTVLQFEYNGYHINLLDTPGHQDFSEDTYRTLAAADNAVMLIDAAKGLEPQTRKLFEVCKLRGLPIFTFINKMDRPGRDAFDLLDEIEKELGLKTYPVNYPVGIGDYFKGVFDRRQQDYHLFERVAHGSKEVPEIIIPSGDESLKKYLDSQLYEQTLEELEMVQEVGAEFDLQAIHEGKMTPVFFGSAMTNFGVSLFLQSFLDYALPPTPRKSNLGSLDPTYPDFTGFVFKLQANMDPKHRDRVAFVRVCTGKFEKDMTVNHSRSGKVIRLSHPQKLFAQGRESIEEAYPGDVIGLNNPGVFAIGDTIYLGKKLQYEGIPSFSPELFAYLKNPNPSQFKQFQKGIQQLQEEGAVQIMYSNDEFIRDPILAAVGQLQFEVVQYRMLSEYNVETRLEAIPFAVARWVVDGWEALEKVGRIFNTMTVKDALDRPVLLFRNEWNVNQLLGDHPDLKLSTIAF, encoded by the coding sequence ATGTCCTCAAGCATCGAACAAGAATTATTAAAAGCAGTTAGTAAAAGACGCAATTTTGCTATTATTTCTCACCCTGACGCTGGAAAAACAACCCTAACAGAAAAACTTTTATTATACGGAGGTGCAATACACCAAGCGGGGGCAGTAAAAGCTAGAGGTGAACAACGACGAGTTACATCTGACTGGATGGAGTTGGAAAAACAACGGGGTATCTCCATTACTTCCACAGTTTTGCAATTTGAATATAACGGTTATCATATCAATCTTTTGGACACTCCCGGACACCAAGATTTTAGTGAAGATACCTATCGCACTTTAGCCGCCGCCGATAATGCCGTGATGTTGATTGATGCGGCAAAGGGCTTAGAGCCACAAACTCGTAAACTCTTTGAAGTATGTAAATTGCGAGGACTTCCCATTTTTACTTTTATCAATAAAATGGATCGTCCGGGTAGAGATGCCTTTGATTTATTGGACGAAATTGAGAAAGAATTGGGCTTAAAAACTTATCCTGTTAACTATCCTGTGGGTATTGGTGACTATTTTAAAGGAGTTTTTGATCGTCGTCAACAAGACTATCACCTTTTTGAAAGAGTTGCTCATGGTAGTAAAGAAGTGCCTGAAATTATTATCCCTAGTGGTGATGAAAGTCTGAAAAAGTATTTAGACTCACAACTATACGAGCAAACCTTGGAAGAATTAGAAATGGTGCAAGAAGTTGGTGCAGAATTTGACTTACAAGCCATTCATGAAGGTAAAATGACTCCTGTCTTTTTTGGAAGTGCTATGACAAATTTTGGTGTGAGTTTATTTTTACAATCTTTTTTAGATTATGCTTTACCACCAACACCAAGAAAATCTAACTTAGGCTCATTAGACCCTACCTATCCTGATTTTACGGGTTTTGTGTTCAAATTACAAGCGAATATGGATCCTAAGCATCGAGATAGAGTCGCTTTTGTCAGAGTTTGCACAGGAAAATTTGAGAAAGATATGACAGTAAATCATTCTCGTAGCGGTAAAGTAATTCGATTGTCTCATCCTCAAAAGTTGTTTGCCCAAGGCAGGGAATCGATAGAAGAAGCATATCCGGGAGATGTTATTGGTTTAAATAATCCAGGAGTTTTTGCCATTGGGGATACTATTTATCTCGGTAAAAAATTGCAATATGAGGGTATTCCCAGCTTTTCCCCTGAGTTATTCGCCTACCTCAAAAATCCTAATCCTTCTCAATTTAAACAGTTTCAAAAAGGTATTCAACAACTACAAGAAGAAGGTGCAGTACAGATAATGTATTCTAATGATGAGTTTATTCGAGATCCCATTTTAGCAGCGGTTGGTCAATTACAATTTGAAGTAGTACAATACCGAATGTTAAGTGAGTATAACGTAGAAACAAGATTAGAAGCTATTCCTTTTGCTGTGGCACGTTGGGTTGTGGATGGTTGGGAAGCTCTAGAAAAAGTTGGGCGTATATTTAATACTATGACGGTAAAAGATGCTCTTGATCGCCCAGTATTACTATTTCGTAATGAATGGAATGTTAATCAATTACTAGGTGATCATCCTGATTTAAAGTTAAGTACGATTGCCTTTTAA
- a CDS encoding RibD family protein yields MPNKLPYLTTIIAMSIDGKISEATDIPARFSSKEDLAHLETQISLLDAIIFGGNTLRAYGTSLVIKNPQLLKQRQDKKQSLQPLNIVCSASGNINPDLRFFSQPLPRGLLTSSQGLLHWQEKVKDFNKKNNLKQDNYFQDFFVADNPFNWREILTKLSGLNYNKIGILGGSKLISFLLAENLINELWITICPLIIRNKLASSFLDSDILANINLPINLKLLEVKVINQEVFLHYLILNHDQ; encoded by the coding sequence ATGCCAAATAAATTACCCTATCTAACGACAATAATAGCCATGAGTATTGATGGTAAAATTAGTGAAGCTACTGACATTCCTGCAAGATTTAGCAGTAAAGAAGATTTAGCTCATTTAGAAACACAAATTTCTCTTTTAGATGCTATCATTTTCGGCGGAAATACTTTACGTGCCTATGGCACAAGTTTAGTTATAAAAAATCCTCAATTATTAAAACAAAGACAAGATAAGAAGCAAAGTTTACAACCTTTAAATATTGTATGTTCTGCTAGTGGTAATATTAATCCAGACTTACGTTTTTTTTCTCAACCTTTACCTCGTGGTTTATTAACTTCTTCTCAAGGTTTACTTCATTGGCAAGAAAAAGTTAAAGATTTTAATAAAAAAAATAACCTAAAACAAGATAACTATTTTCAAGATTTTTTTGTTGCTGATAATCCTTTTAACTGGAGGGAAATTTTAACTAAATTATCAGGATTAAATTATAATAAAATAGGTATTTTAGGTGGTAGTAAATTAATCTCTTTTTTATTAGCAGAAAATTTGATTAACGAATTATGGATAACAATTTGTCCTTTAATTATTCGGAATAAATTAGCCTCAAGTTTTTTAGATTCTGATATATTAGCAAATATAAATTTACCTATTAATTTAAAATTATTAGAAGTAAAAGTAATAAATCAAGAAGTTTTTTTACATTATTTAATCTTAAATCATGATCAATAA
- a CDS encoding uroporphyrinogen-III synthase: MINYKESYPLAGETILVTRAVSANSQFREMLEAKGGIVLEFPALVIKPPSSWQQLDHAIANIEEYDWLILTSANGVEYFFERLHHLGKDKNDLKIIKIAVVGTKTEQYLQKYNLKADFIPPDFIADSLVENFPETLQGQKILFPRVESGGREILVQELSQKGAKITEIPAYQSGCPDFIDETAWDAIRNEVISVVTFASSKTVRNFYRLVNQALINHPNLSLHSLLKNITIASIGPQTSLTCQELFQRVDIEAKEYTLEGLVNALIQQKRL, from the coding sequence ATGATTAACTATAAAGAATCTTATCCTCTAGCTGGTGAAACTATTTTAGTGACTCGTGCGGTTTCGGCTAACAGTCAATTTAGGGAAATGTTAGAAGCAAAAGGAGGAATTGTCTTAGAGTTTCCCGCTTTGGTTATTAAACCCCCTTCTAGTTGGCAACAATTAGATCATGCGATCGCCAATATAGAAGAATATGATTGGTTAATCTTAACATCAGCTAACGGAGTCGAATATTTTTTTGAAAGATTACATCATCTCGGTAAGGATAAAAATGACTTAAAAATTATTAAAATTGCCGTAGTTGGCACTAAAACGGAGCAATATTTACAAAAATATAATTTAAAAGCAGATTTTATTCCTCCTGATTTTATTGCTGATTCTTTAGTGGAAAATTTTCCCGAAACATTACAAGGGCAAAAAATCTTATTTCCCAGAGTCGAAAGCGGCGGTAGAGAAATTTTAGTACAAGAATTAAGTCAAAAAGGGGCAAAAATAACAGAAATACCCGCTTATCAGTCAGGATGTCCAGATTTTATCGATGAAACTGCATGGGATGCTATCAGAAATGAGGTTATTAGTGTTGTTACCTTTGCTAGTTCAAAAACCGTTAGAAATTTTTATCGTTTAGTCAATCAAGCCCTAATTAACCATCCGAATCTTAGTCTTCATTCTTTGTTAAAAAATATTACAATTGCTTCCATTGGACCACAAACTTCCCTCACTTGTCAAGAATTATTCCAAAGAGTAGATATAGAAGCCAAAGAATATACCTTAGAAGGTTTAGTTAATGCCCTGATTCAGCAAAAACGCCTTTAG
- a CDS encoding riboflavin synthase, producing MFTGLIQGIGNIKSLDNDLFAIEIHQNYLGIICQDLAIGDSVAVDGICLTVEKVLDNGFFATASPETLQRTTLAENIKKQKKVNLETSLRVGSKIGGHFVSGHVDGIGCLVELVNCQQSWEMTFTAPSELKNQWQIYISPYIVSKASIAINGISLTIADCDIHGNWFKVAVIPHTYKETNLSQLKAGDWINLESDILGKYVDKLISHRLGKKSIQEDITLDFLTQNGY from the coding sequence ATGTTTACAGGATTGATACAAGGAATTGGTAATATAAAGTCTTTAGATAATGACTTATTCGCCATTGAAATTCATCAAAATTATTTGGGAATTATTTGTCAAGATTTAGCTATTGGTGATAGTGTTGCCGTAGATGGAATTTGTTTAACAGTAGAAAAAGTTTTAGACAATGGTTTTTTTGCTACCGCATCCCCTGAAACTTTACAACGCACAACTTTAGCTGAAAATATCAAAAAGCAAAAAAAAGTTAACCTTGAAACTTCTTTACGAGTTGGCAGTAAAATTGGAGGACATTTCGTTAGTGGTCACGTAGATGGTATAGGATGTTTAGTAGAATTGGTAAACTGTCAACAATCATGGGAAATGACTTTTACTGCACCTTCAGAGTTAAAAAATCAGTGGCAAATTTATATTTCCCCTTATATAGTCTCGAAAGCCAGTATTGCTATCAATGGTATTAGCTTAACTATTGCTGATTGTGATATTCATGGTAATTGGTTTAAAGTTGCCGTAATTCCTCATACCTATAAGGAAACGAATTTATCTCAATTAAAAGCTGGTGACTGGATAAATTTAGAAAGTGATATTTTAGGCAAGTATGTAGATAAATTAATTAGTCATCGTCTGGGGAAAAAATCTATTCAAGAAGATATTACCTTAGATTTTTTAACACAAAATGGTTATTAA
- the cobA gene encoding uroporphyrinogen-III C-methyltransferase produces the protein MTVFFVGAGIGGVDYLTVKGARIISQAEVIIYDALVDTQILDLASAHCIKICVGKRGGKISTSQESINDLLVTYAQKYHQVIRLKSGDCGIFGRINEELKVLQAINTEIEFIPGVSSALAAPLLANIMLTEKNDSQCVTIVTGHDCDSLNWSILSQVDTLVILMAGKNLSIIVEKLQLYGRSPNFPIAIIKNGGSSQQQIWKGRLDNIVEKTLNISLSPCIIVIGKVVENEQ, from the coding sequence ATGACAGTTTTTTTTGTAGGTGCTGGGATTGGTGGTGTTGATTATCTTACCGTTAAAGGTGCAAGGATTATTTCTCAGGCTGAGGTGATTATTTATGATGCTTTAGTGGATACTCAAATTTTAGATCTTGCCAGTGCTCATTGCATTAAGATTTGTGTCGGTAAAAGAGGAGGAAAAATTAGCACATCCCAAGAAAGTATTAATGATTTATTAGTTACTTATGCTCAAAAATATCATCAAGTTATTCGTCTTAAAAGTGGTGATTGTGGAATTTTCGGGCGTATTAATGAAGAATTAAAGGTTTTACAAGCTATTAATACTGAAATTGAATTTATACCCGGTGTTTCTTCTGCTCTTGCCGCTCCTTTATTGGCTAACATTATGTTAACAGAAAAAAATGATAGTCAATGTGTCACTATTGTCACGGGGCATGATTGTGATAGCTTAAATTGGTCAATTCTTAGTCAAGTTGATACTTTAGTTATTTTAATGGCGGGTAAAAATTTGTCAATAATTGTTGAAAAATTACAATTATATGGTCGATCACCAAATTTTCCCATAGCGATTATCAAAAATGGTGGGAGTAGTCAGCAACAAATTTGGAAAGGAAGGTTAGATAATATTGTTGAAAAAACCCTTAATATTTCTTTATCCCCTTGTATCATCGTTATTGGTAAAGTCGTTGAGAATGAACAATGA
- a CDS encoding methionine gamma-lyase family protein, which produces MNIDLLIEEAEKKLLPTFAEIDQKVKQHLQKILTAFQDHRVGVHHFSSVSGYGHDDLGREVLDKVYAQIFHAESAAVRVQFVSGTHAIASCLYGVLRPRDEMLAIAGHPYDTLEEVIGVRSEGQGSLQEFGINYRELDLTADGGIDWHGLTTAIKPETKLVLIQRSCGYSWRQSLRIADIERIVKEVKRQNPETVCFVDNCYGEFIENIEPTAVGVDLMAGSLIKNPGGTIVTAGGYVAGKEDLVEKACCRLTAPGIGSSGGATFEQNRLLFQGLFLAPQMVAEAMKGSHLIAYVFSELGYEVNPLPFIPRRDIIQGVKLGNPDKLVAFCRAIQRNSPVGSYLDPIPAPMPGYESNLVMAGGTFIDGSTSEFSADGPLRDPYIVFCQGGTHWTHTAIAISEAAKAVLTINN; this is translated from the coding sequence ATGAATATCGATTTATTAATAGAAGAAGCCGAGAAAAAACTATTACCAACTTTTGCTGAAATTGATCAAAAAGTCAAACAACATTTACAAAAGATTCTTACTGCGTTTCAAGATCATCGAGTAGGAGTTCATCATTTTTCTAGTGTAAGTGGTTATGGTCATGATGACCTAGGTAGAGAAGTATTAGATAAAGTTTACGCTCAAATTTTTCATGCTGAAAGTGCTGCTGTTAGAGTACAATTTGTTTCTGGCACTCATGCGATCGCATCTTGTCTTTATGGGGTATTACGTCCTAGGGATGAAATGTTAGCTATTGCGGGGCATCCCTATGATACTTTAGAAGAAGTAATTGGAGTACGAAGCGAGGGACAAGGTTCACTACAAGAATTTGGAATTAATTATCGAGAGCTAGATTTGACTGCCGATGGTGGAATCGATTGGCATGGTTTAACTACAGCTATTAAACCGGAAACAAAATTAGTCTTAATTCAGCGTTCCTGCGGTTATTCGTGGCGACAGAGCCTGAGAATAGCAGATATTGAACGAATTGTCAAAGAAGTAAAGAGACAAAATCCTGAGACTGTCTGTTTTGTGGATAACTGTTATGGAGAATTTATCGAAAATATTGAACCAACGGCAGTAGGAGTCGATTTAATGGCAGGATCATTGATAAAAAACCCTGGGGGTACAATTGTCACTGCTGGTGGTTATGTGGCAGGGAAAGAAGATTTAGTCGAAAAAGCTTGTTGTCGTCTCACCGCACCGGGGATAGGTAGTAGTGGAGGTGCAACTTTTGAGCAAAATCGTCTTTTATTTCAAGGGTTATTTTTAGCACCACAAATGGTAGCCGAAGCTATGAAAGGTAGTCATCTCATCGCCTATGTTTTTTCTGAGTTGGGCTACGAAGTCAATCCTTTACCTTTTATTCCTCGAAGAGATATTATTCAAGGAGTAAAATTAGGTAATCCTGATAAATTAGTCGCTTTTTGTCGTGCTATTCAACGTAACTCCCCTGTAGGTTCTTATTTAGATCCCATTCCTGCACCAATGCCTGGTTATGAAAGTAATTTAGTTATGGCTGGAGGTACTTTTATTGATGGTAGTACGTCTGAATTTTCTGCTGATGGTCCATTAAGAGATCCTTATATTGTTTTTTGTCAGGGTGGCACTCATTGGACTCATACGGCGATCGCCATTTCTGAAGCGGCAAAAGCAGTTTTAACGATTAACAATTAG